The following proteins come from a genomic window of Ovis canadensis isolate MfBH-ARS-UI-01 breed Bighorn chromosome 22, ARS-UI_OviCan_v2, whole genome shotgun sequence:
- the LOC138427452 gene encoding spermadhesin Z13-like codes for MKLSSVIPWALLLSTATSDSTDRLPFKDKNLCGDLYEEEYGVIYPYLGLHTECLWTIKMDPGHKIVLAVYDLHLNCDKESLEIIDGPPESSSSLKFCDKPYLEYASCTNTMIVKYTRMPNHPVPNFLLTFRRVL; via the exons ATGAAGCTGTCCAGCGTCATCCCTTGGGCCCTGCTGCTCAGTACAG ccacATCGGATTCAActgacaggcttccct ttaaagataaaaatttgTGTGGGGACCTTTATGAAGAGGAATATGGCGTGATCTACCCCTATCTGGGACTGCATACGGAATGCCTCTGGACCATCAAGATGGACCCAGGTCACAAAATTGTTTTGGCAGTATATGATCTCCA CCTCAACTGTGATAAAGAGTCTCTCGAGATTATAGATGGGCCACCAGAATCTTCTAGCTCACTGAAGTTTTGTGACAAGCCATATTTGGAATACGCATCTTGTACCAATACCATGATCGTCAAGTACACAAGAATGCCCAACCACCCAGTCCCTAACTTCTTATTAACTTTCCGTCGCGTGTTGTAA